A part of Rattus rattus isolate New Zealand chromosome 4, Rrattus_CSIRO_v1, whole genome shotgun sequence genomic DNA contains:
- the B3gnt7 gene encoding UDP-GlcNAc:betaGal beta-1,3-N-acetylglucosaminyltransferase 7 yields MSLWKKTLYKSVCLALALLVAVTVFQRSVTPGQFLQDPLPPTLGPSKTGSLVNPNSFWKSSKDVVAPTPTVPRGPQVWDVVTTNCSINVNLTHQPWFQNLEPHFRQFLAYQHCRYFPMLLNHPEKCAGDVYLLVVVKSVITQHDRREVIRQTWGHEWESAGPDRGAVRTLFLLGTASKQEERTHYQQLLAYEDRLYGDILQWDFLDSFFNLTLKEIHFLKWLDIYCPNVPFIFKGDDDVFVNPTNLLEFLSDRQPQENLFVGDVLKHARPIRKKDNKYYIPSVMYSKATYPPYAGGGGFLMSGSLARQLHHACDTLELFPIDDVFLGMCLEVLGVKPTGHEGFKTFGISRVRGSRMNKEPCFYRSMLVVHKLLPAELLAMWDLVHSNLTCSLKFQVL; encoded by the exons ATGTCTCTGTG GAAGAAAACCCTCTACAAGAGTGTATGCCTGGCTCTGGCCCTCCTTGTGGCTGTCACCGTATTCCAGCGCAGTGTGACCCCTGGTCAATTCCTTCAGGATCCTCTACCACCCACGCTAGGGCCATCCAAAACTGGAAGTCTGGTCAACCCCAACAGCTTCTGGAAGAGTTCAAAGGATGTAGTGGCTCCCACCCCCACGGTTCCTCGGGGACCCCAGGTCTGGGATGTGGTTACCACTAACTGCTCTATCAATGTCAACCTGACCCATCAGCCCTGGTTCCAGAATCTCGAGCCACACTTCCGGCAGTTCCTAGCCTATCAGCATTGTCGATATTTCCCCATGTTGCTAAACCACCCGGAGAAGTGTGCCGGCGATGTCTATCTGCTGGTGGTTGTCAAGTCAGTCATCACACAGCATGACCGCCGAGAGGTCATTCGTCAGACCTGGGGCCACGAATGGGAGTCAGCAGGTCCAGACAGGGGGGCCGTGCGGACTCTCTTCCTGCTCGGCACAGCCTCCAAGCAAGAGGAGCGAACCCACTATCAGCAGCTGCTGGCCTATGAGGACCGTCTCTATGGTGACATCCTACAGTGGGACTTCCTTGACAGCTTCTTCAACCTGACCCTCAAGGAGATCCACTTCCTCAAGTGGCTTGACATTTACTGTCCCAATGTCCCCTTCATTTTCAAAGGTGATGATGATGTCTTTGTCAACCCCACCAACCTGCTCGAGTTTCTGTCTGACCGGCAGCCCCAGGAAAACCTATTCGTAGGTGATGTTCTGAAACATGCTCGACCCATCCGCAAAAAAGATAACAAATACTACATCCCCTCCGTCATGTACAGCAAGGCCACCTACCCACCCTATGCCGGCGGCGGGGGTTTCCTCATGTCTGGAAGCCTGGCTCGGCAACTCCACCACGCCTGTGACACACTGGAACTCTTCCCTATTGATGACGTCTTCCTGGGCATGTGCTTGGAGGTGCTGGGAGTGAAGCCCACAGGCCACGAGGGCTTCAAGACCTTCGGTATCTCTCGGGTCCGAGGCAGCCGAATGAACAAGGAGCCGTGCTTCTACCGATCCATGCTCGTGGTTCACAAGCtgctgcctgccgagctgctggCCATGTGGGATCTGGTACATAGCAATCTTACCTGTTCTCTCAAGTTCCAGGTGCTCTAA